One Rhododendron vialii isolate Sample 1 chromosome 2a, ASM3025357v1 genomic region harbors:
- the LOC131311971 gene encoding secretory carrier-associated membrane protein 3-like, giving the protein MAGRFDRNPFDEEQEVNPFADQVARGKASGQSNYGGGAFNPTSRLSPLPPEPAGFNYDRDAPIDIPLDTSTDLKKKERELRAKEIELTRREQDVKRREDALARAGGIVLEDKNWPPFLPIIHNDIANDVPDHLQRLAYVAFSTWLGLCLCLLWNVIAVSAAWVKGEGPTIWFLAVIYFIAGCPLAFLLWYRPLYRAFRTESAMKFGWFFLFYLLHLGFCIFAAVAPPIVFKGKSLTGILPAINVIGDSAIVGILYFVGFGLFCLEAVISVYVIQQVYMYFRGTGKEAEMKRQAARGAIRAAIS; this is encoded by the exons GACCAAGTAGCTAGGGGAAAAGCATCGGGGCAGTCCAACTATGGCGGAGGTGCATTT AATCCAACCTCGAGGCTTTCCCCACTTCCTCCTGAACCTGCAGGTTTCAACTATGACCGGGATGCCCCAATTGATATTCCTCTTGACACAAGTACG gatttgaaaaagaaagagagggagcTTCGAGCTAAGGAGATTGAACTTACCAGGAGGGAACAG GACGTAAAACGGAGAGAAGATGCTCTAGCACGAG CTGGTGGTATTGTTCTTGAGGACAAAAATTGGCCACCTTTTCTCCCAATCATCCATAATGATATCGCAAATGATGTACCAGATCATCTACAAAGATTGGCTTATGTTGCATTTTCAACGTGGTTGG GATTGTGTCTATGTCTTTTGTGGAATGTCATAGCTGTTAGCGCGGCATGGGTTAAGGGTGAAG GTCCAACAATTTGGTTTCTTGCTGTCATATACTTCATAGCAGGGTGTCCACTGGCATTTCTGTTATGGTATCGTCCACTCTATCGTGCATTTAG GACTGAAAGTGCTATGAAGTTTGGgtggtttttccttttctactTG CTTCACCTTGGTTTCTGCATTTTTGCTGCTGTTGCACCTCCTATTGTTTTCAAAGGGAAATCCCTTAC TGGGATCCTTCCTGCAATCAATGTCATCGGCGATAGTGCTATAGTTGGG ATATTGTACTTTGTTGGATTCGGATTATTCTGCCTTGAAGCAGTGATCAGCGTCTATGTTATTCAG caagtatatatgtatttccGCGGCACTGGGAAAGAAGCGGAGATGAAGCGGCAGGCTGCAAGAGGGGCCATAAGAGCAGCAATATCATAG